A region of the Oenanthe melanoleuca isolate GR-GAL-2019-014 chromosome 14, OMel1.0, whole genome shotgun sequence genome:
TGTATCCCAAAtacatcctgcatcccagagccctcctgcatcccaaatccatcctgcatcccaaatccatcctgcatccccaatccatcctgcatcccaaatccatcctgcatcccagagccctcctgcatcccaaatccatcctgcaTCCCCAATCCATCCTGCATCCCGGAGCCCTCCTGTATCCCAAAtacatcctgcatcccagagccctcctgcatcccaaatccatcctgcatccccaatccatcctgcatcccaaatccctcctgtatcccagagccctcctgcatcccaaatccatcctgcatcccagagccctcctgcatcccaaatccatcctgcatcccaaagccctcctgcatcccaaatccatcctgcatcccaaatccatcctggatCCCGGAGCCCTCCTGTAtcccagagccctcctgcatcccaaatccatcctgcatcccaaatccatcctgtatcccagagccctcctgcatcccaaatccatcctgcatcccagagccctcctgcatcccaaatccatcctgcatcccaaatccatcctgcatcccacagccctcctgcatcccacagccctcctgcatcccagagccctcctgaatcccaaatccatcctgcatcccaaatccatcctgcatcccaggtCCATCCCCCACCCCATCTCCCTGCTGCACCCCGGTTTCAAGGCAGCTCCCCAGAGGTGCAGAGGGGGGGGGCTCAGCAGGTCCCTCCAGGGCAGAGGTGCCACTGCCTGTAGTCCCTGggtgcaggggacagcagggggacagcaggggacagtgcATGGCCTCATGTGCTGATGTGTTGGGCACATTCATCTTCAGTTTCTCAGGGTGACTTTTGATAAAGCTTCTGTAACACCACGTTGTTTTTCCTTGAGTATTATTAAAGTGCTTGATTTATGCTAATTAAATACCAATTAACTTCCAAGCACTTAATGTGCTTTAAGGACATAAAATACATCTCATTCCCATTCAATTAGGTTTGCATCAGGCCTGGACATGGGTCTGCTCTGAGTTTTTATCGGCACATGGATCTGCTGGGATGTTGCCTGGTGTTTTCCAGGTTCTTGGTGCCTGTTGGGATGGGAAGGGCTCCTGTAGGGATGGAGGTGCTGCTCGGGTGGTGCAGGTCCTGATGCCACAGGCAGTCATGGTTTGCTCATTGCTGAGATGAGGGGCTGGTGAGGCACCAACACTCAGCCCTGTGTGATGGAAAACTGAGATGAGCTCAGGGCACTTGGGAGAGACGCCCAGGTGCcaccagctgtgcctggtgccaGCACTTTGGGCGCACAGGAAAAACAATCAGAGTGCTGCAGAACAATGCCAGGctcttccctgtgcctgctgctcacCAGCTCTCATCTGCAGTCTGGGAAAGGATCAGCTCCCAACGTTTTCCCTTCCAAATCCGCCCCTCAGCAGGGTCGGAAGGGTCTGGCAGTGGGGTCCCCCAAAGCCTGGTCTTAAAATAGCAGCTCCGGAGCAAAGGCAGCACACTGAGCATGTGCTGGGGGGTGGGATGGATGAACATTTTTATAACGTGCCCCGTGAGGGCAGCTGAGAATTCTCCTGTTGCTCAGCTCCAAAGgttttctgcagctggagaaattACAGCCTGAAAGAAAAGGCGAATTCACCCTTTTAGCTCGTTGTGCCCATCAGGCAGAGCCGCAGCGGCTGCAGGGGGCGAACCCCGAGCTCCCCTCTGGggtctgtgccagccctgggagctcccagcccgTGGCCAGGCTGGTGCCAGGGGGCTTCAAGGGTGCTCCTCgggccaggaggggctgggtggCTGCGTGGGCGCGGCACGGGGGACAGCGGAGGTGGCGATGACGCGCGGAGCCAGCTCTGCGCgtgagctggcagctgcctggaggagctgggagcgAGCACGGAGGAGTGGGAGTGGGGATGGGAttctggggagagcaggagcgGGGATGGGCTCCGGCCCCGAGGCTGGGCAGCGTCCCTCACCGCTGTGCCACCCCCCAGGGGTGTGCCATGGCCTCAACACCGTGACATGGCCCTCGCTGCTGGACCGTGTCCCTTGCTCCCATGGCAaatcccccagcactgccccacatCTCCCAGCAATGCCCCAcgtcccccagcactgccccatgtcccccagtactgccccacatcccccagcactgcttcatgtgccccagcactgccccacatcccccagTACTGCCCCACATCCCTCAGCAGTGTCCCAcgtcccccagcactgccccacatcccacagcactgTCCCACATCCCTCAGCAGTGTCCCATGTCCCCCAGCAAtgccccacatcccacagcactgccccacgtcccccagcactgtcccacgtcccccagcactgtcccacgtcccccagcactgccccatgtcccccagcactgccccatgtcccccagTACTGCCCCACgtcccccagcactgtcccacgTCCCCCAGCAAtgccccacatcccacagcactgccccacATCCCTCAACAGTGCCCCACgtcccccagcactgtcccatgtcccccagccctgtgccacctccctggtcccgtgcagccccagcactgtccctgctgtggtCCCCCAGAACAAGGtccagggccagggcagccccatCGCTGCAAAGAGCCCTATGGACCCTCCCCACCACTTGCAAAGCTCCTGCCAGAGACCTGGAGATGTTTcctggggacattcccagctcagcGCTGGGGCCAGGCCAGTTggtcccacagctgctccctgcagcagggcaggaaaggcCCTGGAGGGAGGCTGGTGGAaaggaaatgtgggaagaggGGTTTTCCCCCTGTTCCACCCCACTTCTCCTTCTACTCACTCCACCGATCTTTCAATTCCTCTCATTGCCATCGGCCACCCACTCGGGCTCCCCggagaggagctggcacagaggtGTCCCCGGGGGATGCCTGGATCCCgacatccagcctggcttcccCCATCTCCGAAGGCtttcagtgcccagcactgctccagcccgAGGATTTACATTTTAAAGGGGTTTTAGAATGGATTTACACAGACATTTACTTGCAAACGTTATGGGTTTTTTTCGGCTTTTAACCACTTTGAATGTTTGTGAAGAAGAAATAACAGACAGAAACCACAGCAGGGAAAGCCTCAGAGAGCTCGTTTGTGCTCATGCAAATACAGTGAGAGTGGCAGTCCGGGGTGACATCGGGGATCCTCTCGCTCCTCACCGCGCTCCTCAGCTGTTTGTCACCAGCAGTGCGGGAGTGCCAGCTCGGTGGCACCGCTGTGGCAGCTCGGTGACACCACAGGTGTAACAGCCGGGTAGCACCGCTGTGGCAGCTCAGTGGCACCGCTCTGGCAGCTCGGTGGCACCGCCGTGGCAGCTGGGTGGCACCGCAGGAGTGGCAGTTCGGTGGCACCGCTGTGGCAGCTGGGTGGCACCGCCGTGGCAGCGCCAGAGCCGGCGCGGAGCCGTGGGGAGCGCGGGGCGGCTGCCGCAGAGGGCTCGGAAGGGGAGCGCTGATCGAGCTCTGCgctggcagcagccagaacGCCGCACAATAAATAGCCATTTTAATTACCGCACAATATTTACAAGATTGCTTCCTCATTtgggaaattaaaacaaatgctCCATCAGAATGATCAACACTGTGGAGAGGAGCGCGGGGCGGAGGAAGGGATCCTCgggctgctgaggaggaggattTGGCACCTCGGTGCGGCCGGGGCTGCGCTGCTGGCCGTAGCGCGGTGCCGGTGTCGGGCAGCACCCGAGGCGTTTGGCAGCTCGGCCGTGCCGGGGTTCAGCCAAAGGAGACCCGGGGAGGCCGTGCGGgggatgctgtgctgccagggccGCTCCCCCTCTCGGGATGGATTTCAGGGGGTGACACCGGGCGGTGCCGGGGCCGtggctgtcccctgccccagcagtgccgCGACGCTCCCGGGCCCGCGTCCCTTCCTCCTGGGCCGGTGCGTGGCCGCAGGGTCCCCGTTTGGTCCCCGCCGTGGTTCGCCCTGAGCATCCCCCGGCCCGGGACGTCTCTTTGGGGCGGGGGTGGCCTCTGGACACTGAaccccccagggctgcccttCTCCCAGCCCCCTCTCCCACTCCGCGCTCTTCCCTCAGGTCCTTTCgtccttgtttttttttttaattattttttgcagcCCTCCCGTTGCCGTGGGAACGGTGACATCCCGAGCCGGGCGGAGCGGAGGGAGCGCGGCTGCCCGGGGCCACCCCGGACACGGGCGGGGGTCCCACGGCTGCGGGATCCCGGGGATGGGAGGTCCCCCCGGGGAGGGAATTCCCCTGGAGCGCTCCTTTCCCAGCGGAAAGAGCAGCGGGATTTAATGACATCCGAGTCCCTACTGCCAGCCCAGCGAGTCCTTCCAGAGGAGGAAATTCCGTCTGGAATGAGCAGGGGTGGGGTGAGGGGATGGCCCTTAGTGCCCAAATGTTTGTTAATAAAAGAGCTCGCGTGGCCTGATGGATGGGACCCAGGATGATTTGGGGTTACAGACAATTCActctccctgttcctggagcagggaggatgcCTGGGGGGCCCGGGTGACATCTCACAGGTTGTCCTGGGGTGCAGAAGCAACTGGGGAGCTTGGGAGAAGGAATAGCGAGGGAAAGCTGGGAACTCCGAGCCCCCGCCGTGTGTCACTGCCAGCAGAGTGACAGGGGCTCACCTGAGCACACCACAGCCCCGGGCTGGGCCTGGTGCCAAGGAAAAACTCTGGACACAGGAGATTCTCGGGGGCTTTGTGCCCCCCTGGAGATGCCGGGCCGGGGtcaggcactgcctgctcccGGTGCTGCGGATCcgagaggagcaggaaggagctgcaggagctgcagtggagAAGGAAAGGCCAGAAAACAATTTACAGCTTCCTGCAGATGGCAACCGGTACGATCTGGCTGACAAACACAGATGAGCAAGCGTGAGGGGGGGATAAATAAACCTCGCGGCTCGTGGAGTAAGAGAACCTGCTGAGATTTACTGCAGAAAATTCCCACTCCAGCGCCgggctccccatccctgctgcgGCAGGACCCCAGCGGACAGGGGGACACACtaggggacagggggacacaccaggggacagggggacagcaTCCTtccccctgctgccccagggctgccctcgGGGCCAAGGAACCCAGGAACAGCCGAGGCACCGCTGCAAAACCAGCCCGAGTCATTCAAAAATTATTCTGGTTTCTAAACCGGTTAAGCCCCAAGTCTTTAGGGGGGGcgctttattttttttttttttttcatgaaacccttttcaaaatatttctggaaattCATGACAGGTAGGTTGTCCTCtgtctgcaatttttttttttcgtaGTTTTTCCTCCCGGTGAGGAGCTGAAGGGACTCGATGCgctgtggcactgcagagggTGGCCGGGGGACACCAGGGGGACACTCCCTGCCCGCCCTCGCGCTGGAATAATCACCAGTGGGTAATACAGGAGATAAAGGAAGTGAGAAACAGAGAACCCTAGACACGTCCACGGGGTCTGTGCCCCATCGCGGGAGCCtttgtgctgggaaatgcccggagcagcggggctggagctgctggggacaggagcagagcgCGGTGCCACAGGGGAACAAATCCACGGGGGCACAAATCCACGGGGGCACGAACCCACAGGGGCACGAACCCACAGGGGCAAACCTAAAAGGGCACGAACCCACAAGGGCACGAACGGAATGAGCCCCGGGCTCGCTTGAATCAAGCCCGATTTTCTGTGCAGCATCTGCGTGCAGGGATTTACGCACCGAGGGCCAGGCCGGGATAAGCTGGGAGTGGCCAAAGGCCAAAACCACACAGGAACATCCACGTGGGGATTTCCACATCCCAGCATTTGGGACACTCAGGTAATCGGGTTCTTGAGAAAACGAGCAGCCggcacatccctgccccagagctggacccGATGGGATCCGGGAGCAcggagcagcagagctgggagggaagggattaCAGGCTCGGCTGGGAGGAAAACCCTCCCAGGCAAAGCTTAATGAAGAAATCATTGTGCAGGGATCAGCCCTGCGCCGTTAATGAGCCTCGTTGTTATTTAAATGAGGCTCCTGGAAGGGCTGGGTGAAGAATTCATTATGAGATGATTTTTCTGAGCGCTGTGATGAACGATGGATATAAAACCAGCCATCCCTCGGgagaaggaagctgcagagaaattcagctcctggaggagagcagctggagttTGCCACGGCACAAGCAAAATTATTGTGCAGCCCGGAGggggcaggtgctgcagcccgGCCAGGCGATGGCAGAGCttggtggctctgctgctctcctggtggctctgctgctctcttggtggctctgctgctctcctgcttccCCTTGGCTCTGTCTCCAGAGCCGGGCTGTGTcgccaggctgctccaaaccccgtcaagcctgaccttggacactgccagggatccaggagcacccatagctgctctgggaattccatcccagtccctccccaccctcccagccaggaattccttcccaatatcccatccatccctgccctctggcagtggaagccattccctgtgtcctgtccctccatcccttgtcccaagCCCcactccagctctcctggaaatCCCACAGGCGCttcaggggctctgagctctccctggagccctCTCTTCATTGAGCACCAGTTCAGTCTTGTTGCTGTTGAGTTTGAGTCTTGCTTTTTTATCCAGCATAAAAATTGGGTGTTGTCCTTGACTCTTTGTGCTGGTGCCTGGCTGTCGCAAGCCTGAAGCTCCTCTCTGCACCCTGGTGAGACATGGGGAGGTGGCAGTGCCACTCTGCCCCTGCCAGCACCCTGACCTCACCATGCACCAACCCAgggaggagcacagagggaaacCAAAAAGTTGGATCAATAGCAAGGAATAACAACATCTTCCTGTAAAGTTACAGGACATGGAAACCAGTTATTGATCAGATGGTTTGGGAACCAAGCAACAAAGCCCCAAGGATTTCACCACAAACTTTGCTCAACCAACTGTGCAGGAAGGCGGTTTGATGTGGGCCGTTCCTGGGTAca
Encoded here:
- the LOC130259205 gene encoding trophinin-like isoform X2, with product MNVPNTSAHEAMHCPLLSPCCPLHPGTTGSGTSALEGPAEPPPSAPLGSCLETGVQQGDGVGDGPGMQDGFGMQDGFGIQEGSGMQEGCGMQEGCGMQDGFGMQDGFGMQEGSGMQDGFGMQEGSGIQDGFGMQDGFGMQEGSGIQEGSGIQDGFGMQDGFGMQEGFGMQDGFGMQEGSGMQDGFGMQEGSGIQEGFGMQDGLGMQDGFGMQEGSGMQDVFGIQEGSGMQDGLGMQDGFGMQEGSGMQDGFGMQDGLGMQDGFGMQDGFGMQEGSGMQDGSGMQAAPAVQSLPAAGGCQCRGRRSRARFLRGRASSRKGKVGAPSRPGGPSPAPPSAPRAEAGTRWGPHGLPLGRKQRFCSVFASAFFCGVAMTTVPVTSSCYLSLSGGCSVLLPE
- the LOC130259205 gene encoding trophinin-like isoform X1, yielding MNVPNTSAHEAMHCPLLSPCCPLHPGTTGSGTSALEGPAEPPPSAPLGSCLETGVQQGDGVGDGPGMQDGFGMQDGFGIQEGSGMQEGCGMQEGCGMQDGFGMQDGFGMQEGSGMQDGFGMQEGSGIQDGFGMQDGFGMQEGSGIQEGSGIQDGFGMQDGFGMQEGFGMQDGFGMQEGSGMQDGFGMQEGSGIQEGFGMQDGLGMQDGFGMQEGSGMQDVFGIQEGSGMQDGLGMQDGFGMQEGSGMQDGFGMQDGLGMQDGFGMQDGFGMQEGSGMQDGFGMQEGSGMQDGSGMQAAPAVQSLPAAGGCQCRGRRSRARFLRGRASSRKGKVGAPSRPGGPSPAPPSAPRAEAGTRWGPHGLPLGRKQRFCSVFASAFFCGVAMTTVPVTSSCYLSLSGGCSVLLPE